From the Streptococcus sanguinis genome, the window GCAGCGGGTGGTGTGGAAATGATGAGCGAAGCTAAGAAGGTCTTGGGGGATAAGGCTAAGTTGGTTGCGGTGACCCAGCTGACCTCGACCAGTGAGGAAGATATGCGTGATTGTCAAAACATCCAGACTACTGTTCAGGAATCTGTTGTCAATTACGCTCGGAAGGCCAAAGAAGCCGGTTTGGATGGCGTCGTTTGCTCAGCTCAAGAAGTGGAACTGATTAAGGCGGCAACTGCAAATGACTTTCTTTGTGTGACGCCGGGTATTCGGCCAGCTGGATCAGAAATCGGCGACCAAAAACGGGTCATGACACCGCAGGAAGCCCATCAAATCGGCAGTGATTATATTGTAGTCGGCCGTCCGATTATCCAAGCTGAAAATCCTTGGGATGCTTATCACGAGATCAAGAAGCAGTGGAATAGCTAGGCAAAAACAAGAAATTCGAATTAAATCGTTTATAAAAATTAACAGTATCATAAAATTTCAAATTTATAAGGAGCAAAAAATGACTTTAGCAAAAGAGATTGCGCGTGATTTATTGAAAATCAAAGCAGTGTATTTGAAGCCAGAAGAGCCTTTTACATGGGCGTCGGGCATCAAGTCACCTATATATACGGATAACCGTGTGACATTGGCTTATCCAGAAACTCGGACCTTGATTGAGGATGGTTTCGTCGAAAAGATTCGGGCGGAATTTCCAGATGTAGAAGTCATTGCTGGAACTGCGACAGCAGGTATTCCTCACGGAGCCATTATCGCTGATAAGATGAACCTGCCATTTGCCTATATCCGCAGCAAACCAAAAGATCACGGAGCGGGCAATCAAATCGAAGGTCGCGTAGCGCCTGGGCAGAAGATGGTTGTCATCGAAGACTTAATCTCGACTGGTGGTTCAGTCTTGGATGCTATCGCTGCCGCCAAACGTGAAGGTGCGGATGTGATTGGCGCAGCGGCCATCTTTACCTATGAGCTGCCAAAAGCAGAAAAGAACTTCAATGAAGCGGGTGTGAAATTGGTGATCCTTTCTAACTACACTGAGCTAATCACTCTGGCTGAAGCAGAGGGTTATGTCAGTCCAGAGGGTTTGGCCTTGCTTGAGAAATTTAAGCATGACCAAGAGAATTGGCAGTCTTAGACCGAATACAAATAAAATGATCTGACTCTTATTCAGGTCATTTTTCAGTAAAACGTCTTTGTATTGCCTTT encodes:
- the pyrE gene encoding orotate phosphoribosyltransferase, yielding MTLAKEIARDLLKIKAVYLKPEEPFTWASGIKSPIYTDNRVTLAYPETRTLIEDGFVEKIRAEFPDVEVIAGTATAGIPHGAIIADKMNLPFAYIRSKPKDHGAGNQIEGRVAPGQKMVVIEDLISTGGSVLDAIAAAKREGADVIGAAAIFTYELPKAEKNFNEAGVKLVILSNYTELITLAEAEGYVSPEGLALLEKFKHDQENWQS
- the pyrF gene encoding orotidine-5'-phosphate decarboxylase, producing the protein MREERPIIALDFPSFDDVKDFLEHFPEDEKLYVKIGMEFFYAIGPEIVHYLKALGHSIFLDLKLHDIPNTVRSAMSVLGTFGIDMVTVHAAGGVEMMSEAKKVLGDKAKLVAVTQLTSTSEEDMRDCQNIQTTVQESVVNYARKAKEAGLDGVVCSAQEVELIKAATANDFLCVTPGIRPAGSEIGDQKRVMTPQEAHQIGSDYIVVGRPIIQAENPWDAYHEIKKQWNS